In the Desulfosporosinus acidiphilus SJ4 genome, ATCATAGGGTTATGATTCTTGAAGTTATGGGACGTTACGCCGGATGGATTGCCCTTTACGCAGGAGTTGCAGGAGGTGCTGATGTCATTTTGATTCCGGAGATTCCCTATAATCTTGCCAGAATCGCCTATTCTGTTCAGCAGCGGGCCAAACAAGGAAAGAAATTTAGTATTATTGTTGTGGCTGAAGGGGCAAAACCATCCGGCGGTGAAATGGTCGTTGAACGATTGTTTCCAGGACGTACTGATCCGGTTAAATTAGGGGGAATTGGCGTTAAAATAGGTGAGGATTTGGAAAAGCATTTTGGTTTAGAAACCCGAGTAACGGTGCTTGGGCATCTTCAGCGGGGAGGTTCCCCCAATTCTTATGACAGGGTATTAGCTACACGCTATGGTGTAGCCGCGGTGGATGCTGCCCTGGAGGGTAAATTCGGGATAATGGTTGCTCTTCAGGGAAGGGAAATTGTACACGTGCCGCTGCATCAAGCGGTAGACCAATTAAAGCTTGTACCTCTTAATGATCCTATCCTGATAGCAGCGCGCGCTATGGGAATTGAAATGGGAGACTAAAATAGATGTTGGATAAGCCAAGGGGTGCTGCCAAAAGAACTTCAGTGTTCGTTTAGCAGTACCCTTTTTCTGCTCTTTACTAACCAAATAGAAGCTGCTACTAACTTCCACATCTAAGCATGGTAGAGGTGGGAAAAACATTTACAATCGAGGTCAACTTAGGTCAACATAATGTTTTCCTTAACTTTTATAAAAGGTGTTGCCAGGAAGTAGGATGATTGGTATAATACTATTATATTTTAGCGCTTTACCAAACTAAAGCGCTAAAGAATGAAGAGCCGGAGAAAGGGGAAGCCCAGTGGAAAATGATTTTTTAACAATTGCCTTACCCAAAGGAAAACTGCTTATCGACTCGATCCAACGATTGAGCCGTATCGGAATAGATTGTGATCATGTTAACGAAGACTCTAGAAAGCTTTTCTATGATCTTCCCCAGAGTAAAGTGAAGATTATTATTTGCCGGGCGACCGATATACCGACCTACGTTGAATATGGGGCTGCCGATCT is a window encoding:
- a CDS encoding 6-phosphofructokinase; protein product: MNKLAVLTGGGDCPGLNAVIRAVVRSANQYGLEVLGIRDGFHGAVEGDFVPLSLADVSGILPRGGTILGTTNRDNPFQYMTKVNGVSQPLDRSEDVLRNLKGAGVDALLAIGGDGSLNISLKFADKGFPVIGIPKTIDNDLMATDQTFGFQTAVETAQEALDRLHTTAESHHRVMILEVMGRYAGWIALYAGVAGGADVILIPEIPYNLARIAYSVQQRAKQGKKFSIIVVAEGAKPSGGEMVVERLFPGRTDPVKLGGIGVKIGEDLEKHFGLETRVTVLGHLQRGGSPNSYDRVLATRYGVAAVDAALEGKFGIMVALQGREIVHVPLHQAVDQLKLVPLNDPILIAARAMGIEMGD